A region from the Ammospiza nelsoni isolate bAmmNel1 chromosome 1, bAmmNel1.pri, whole genome shotgun sequence genome encodes:
- the LOC132079201 gene encoding uncharacterized protein LOC132079201: protein MAQQSSLRALGPPGEEDVAADSQTQQPARPRSGRSRRRRRRQAAPASRGKDEPRTVQVYKFSSHAPPASGHCSGGGSRRPELPDDGDVMGMMARAAGYWVRPETPRCWVRGCACACACSEAEREEGHPSGSRVLPSELDEDDSSTSMIREELFSLNEDYDGSTGDTGAASSRAGVRSNDGPRSLAEEYSLVPLNRRKQYSAQSFHDAVERFLRGF, encoded by the exons ATGGCTCAAcagagcagcctgagagctCTGGGTCCCCCTGGGGAGGAGGATGTTGCAGCAgacagccaaacccagcagcctGCCAGACCTCGGTCCGGTAGATCCCGGAGAAGGAGGCGTagacaggcagctcctgcatcccGAGGAAAAGATGAACCTAGGACTGTTCAAG TCTACAAATTTAGCAGTCACGCCCCACCAGCGAGCGGGCACTGCAGTGGTGGCGGCTCTCGGAGACCTGAGCTGCCTGATGATGGAGATGTGATGGGAATGATGGCCAGGGCTGCGGGATACTGGGTGAGGCCAGAAACTCCTCGGTGCTGGGTCAGAGGCTGCGCTTGTGCTTGTGCCTGCTCGGAGGCGGAGCGAGAAGAAGGCCATCCTTCTGGGAGCCGTGTGCTGCCATCTGAGCTGGATGAAGACGACAGCTCGACCTCCATGATAAGAGAGGAATTATTTTCATTGAATGAAGACTATGatggcagcactggggacactggggcagcCAGCTCTCGGGCTGGTGTTAGGAGTAATGATGGTCCCAGGAGTTTAGCAGAGGAGTATTCCCTGGTTCCCTTAAACAGACGAAAGCAATATTCTGCCCAGAGTTTTCATGATGCTGTAGAAAGATTTTTGAGAGGATTCTGA